A genomic stretch from Penicillium digitatum chromosome 4, complete sequence includes:
- a CDS encoding MFS transporter (Mch2), putative, whose product MGFLFVSSVGITPQWFDNHRGVAMGINAAGSGLGGLMYSLAVGTIIPRYGLSWAFRILGLISCIGNLVCCNLLRDRHKAVGSRFTAFHLPLLRRPEFLLFLRWGVFSMLGYVALLFSVANFSLSVGLSSHQGSIVSALLNLGHGLGRPFFGMFSDRLGRMNIATFLTFICGLFCLAIWTSADSVGVVCFFAVLVGTVAGTYWATVSPVLAEIIGIRDLPSGLSITWLVLVAPCTVSEANALQLRSDNVGGGTSYLRVQIFTGLMYFGASLCLWVVRGWKVGELERAQGRRDSVQPGPWTKTQGDDEKNVGPAAISPALEATRTDDPLWAPVGLVRRMISLKKV is encoded by the coding sequence ATGGGCTTCCTCTTCGTGAGCAGTGTCGGCATCACCCCGCAATGGTTTGATAATCACCGTGGTGTAGCTATGGGCATCAACGCTGCCGGATCTGGTCTCGGTGGCCTGATGTACTCCCTCGCAGTGGGCACCATAATCCCGCGCTACGGGTTGAGCTGGGCATTCCGCATTTTAGGTCTCATTTCGTGCATCGGGAATCTGGTCTGCTGTAACCTGCTCCGGGACCGCCATAAGGCCGTCGGTAGTAGATTCACGGCGTTCCATCTGCCCCTCCTACGTCGCCCAGAGTTTTTGCTCTTCCTCAGATGGGGTGTGTTCAGTATGCTCGGCTATGTGGCACTGTTGTTCAGCGTTGCCAACTTTTCCCTCTCCGTTGGCCTCTCGTCGCACCAGGGCAGTATTGTCTCAGCGCTGCTTAACCTCGGTCATGGTCTCGGCCGTCCGTTTTTTGGCATGTTCAGTGATCGGCTGGGTCGCATGAATATTGCCACTTTCCTCACATTCATCTGTGGTCTATTCTGTCTTGCAATCTGGACTTCTGCTGATAGTGTGGGTGTGGTATGCTTCTTCGCCGTTCTGGTTGGCACTGTCGCGGGTACGTATTGGGCTACTGTTTCGCCTGTTCTGGCGGAAATTATTGGCATAAGGGACCTTCCTTCCGGCTTAAGCATTACCTGGCTTGTGCTTGTTGCTCCTTGCACGGTCTCCGAGGCTAATGCCCTTCAGCTCCGCAGCGATAATGTTGGTGGCGGGACTTCATATCTGCGTGTTCAGATATTTACTGGACTCATGTATTTTGGTGCTTCCCTGTGTTTGTGGGTTGTCCGTGGTTGGAAGGTTGGTGAGTTGGAGCGTGCTCAGGGACGCCGTGATTCCGTCCAGCCTGGTCCGTGGACAAAAACTCaaggtgatgatgagaaaAATGTCGGCCCTGCGGCTATTTCCCCGGCTTTGGAGGCTACTAGAACGGATGATCCATTATGGGCCCCGGTTGGCTTGGTTCGCAGAATGATCTCACTGAAGAAGGTTTGA